A genome region from Staphylococcus capitis subsp. capitis includes the following:
- a CDS encoding NADH-dependent flavin oxidoreductase gives MNNKYKSLFEPLVLPNGVELRNRFVLAPLTHISSNDDGTISDVEIPYIEKRSKDVGLAINAASNINDVGKAFPGQPSVAHDSDIEGLKELAKAMKKNGAKALVQIHHGGAQALPNLTPQGDVVAPSPITLKSFGQQEPHNAREMTSDEIEQTIKDFGEATRRVIEAGFDGVEIHGANHYLIHQFVSPYYNNRNDVWADNLKFPMAVIDEVVKAKKEYANDEFIVGYRLSPEEAESPGISMEITEQLINQIANQPLDYIHISLMDVNSETREGKYKGENRLKLIHHWVNGRMPVIGIGSVFTPEDALNAIDNVGVELVALGREILLDADFVGKIKNGQEEEIISEYDPNREDRHELPPKLWKQFDEGFYPLPRKDK, from the coding sequence ATGAATAATAAATACAAATCTTTATTCGAACCACTCGTGTTACCGAATGGCGTAGAATTGAGAAATCGTTTTGTTTTAGCTCCATTAACTCATATTTCATCAAACGATGATGGGACGATTTCTGATGTAGAAATCCCATATATTGAAAAACGTTCTAAAGATGTTGGACTTGCTATTAACGCTGCAAGTAATATTAATGATGTAGGGAAAGCTTTCCCAGGACAGCCTTCAGTAGCTCATGATTCTGATATTGAAGGTCTTAAAGAACTTGCAAAAGCAATGAAGAAAAACGGCGCGAAGGCATTAGTACAAATTCATCATGGTGGGGCTCAAGCTTTACCTAATTTAACACCTCAAGGTGATGTTGTTGCACCTAGTCCGATTACACTTAAAAGCTTTGGGCAACAAGAACCTCATAATGCGCGTGAGATGACATCAGATGAAATTGAACAAACAATCAAAGATTTTGGTGAAGCAACACGAAGAGTAATTGAAGCTGGATTCGATGGTGTTGAAATTCATGGTGCGAACCATTATCTTATTCACCAATTTGTTTCTCCTTATTATAATAATAGAAACGACGTTTGGGCAGATAATCTTAAATTCCCAATGGCAGTAATTGATGAAGTTGTTAAGGCTAAAAAAGAATATGCTAATGATGAATTTATTGTAGGTTATAGATTGTCACCTGAAGAAGCTGAATCTCCAGGTATATCTATGGAAATCACTGAACAACTCATTAATCAAATTGCGAATCAACCTTTAGATTATATTCATATTTCATTAATGGACGTTAATTCCGAAACACGCGAAGGAAAATATAAAGGTGAAAATCGTCTTAAACTGATTCATCATTGGGTTAATGGTCGTATGCCAGTTATTGGTATTGGTTCAGTTTTTACACCTGAAGATGCGTTAAATGCAATTGATAATGTTGGCGTAGAACTTGTTGCATTAGGACGTGAAATTCTTCTTGATGCTGATTTTGTCGGCAAAATTAAAAATGGACAAGAAGAGGAAATTATTAGCGAATATGATCCGAATAGAGAAGATCGCCACGAATTACCACCGAAGTTATGGAAACAATTTGACGAAGGATTCTATCCGTTACCTCGTAAAGATAAATAA
- a CDS encoding argininosuccinate synthase has protein sequence MKEKIVLAYSGGLDTSVAVQWLIDKGYDVVACCLDVGEGKDLDVVYQKALDMGAIECHIIDATKEFSEDYVSYAIKGNLMYENAYPLVSALSRPLIAKKLVEIAEKTNSIGIAHGCTGKGNDQVRFEVAIKALNPNLKAFAPVREWAWSREEEIDYAIKHNIPVSINHDSPYSIDQNLWGRANECGILEDPYAAPPEDAFDLTTPLEQTPDKADEIIISFKKGIPVQIDGKDYQLDDLILFLNELAGKHGIGRIDHVENRMVGIKSREIYETPGAEVLLKAHKALETITLTKYVAHFKPVIEKQFSEQIYNGLWFSPLTDSLKLFIDSTQQYVEGDVRVKLFKGNAVVNGRKSPYTLYDEKLATYTKEDAFNQEAAVGFIDIYGLPTQVNAMLHGGYSDEQ, from the coding sequence ATGAAAGAAAAAATTGTTTTAGCCTATTCTGGCGGTTTAGATACAAGCGTTGCAGTGCAATGGTTGATTGATAAAGGATACGACGTCGTAGCATGTTGCTTAGACGTAGGAGAAGGCAAAGATCTTGATGTTGTATATCAAAAAGCTTTAGATATGGGAGCTATTGAATGTCATATCATTGATGCAACAAAAGAATTTAGTGAAGATTATGTAAGCTATGCAATTAAAGGAAATTTAATGTATGAAAATGCATATCCACTAGTTTCTGCTCTTTCTCGTCCATTGATTGCTAAAAAGCTAGTAGAAATCGCTGAAAAAACTAATTCTATTGGAATTGCACATGGATGTACTGGTAAAGGAAACGATCAAGTACGTTTTGAAGTAGCTATTAAAGCATTAAATCCTAATTTAAAAGCATTTGCTCCTGTACGTGAGTGGGCTTGGAGTAGAGAAGAAGAAATTGATTATGCCATTAAACATAATATACCGGTTTCAATCAACCATGACTCTCCCTACTCCATCGACCAAAATCTTTGGGGAAGAGCAAATGAATGTGGAATTTTAGAAGATCCTTATGCAGCTCCACCTGAAGATGCATTTGACTTAACTACACCTCTTGAACAGACACCTGATAAAGCAGATGAAATTATTATTTCATTTAAAAAAGGAATCCCAGTTCAAATTGACGGTAAAGATTATCAACTCGATGACCTTATTCTTTTCTTAAATGAATTAGCTGGTAAACACGGTATTGGAAGAATCGACCATGTTGAGAATAGAATGGTCGGTATTAAATCTAGAGAGATTTATGAAACTCCTGGAGCTGAAGTATTACTCAAAGCTCATAAGGCACTAGAAACAATTACTTTAACCAAATATGTTGCTCATTTTAAACCGGTTATTGAAAAGCAATTTTCAGAACAAATATACAATGGATTATGGTTCTCACCACTTACGGACAGTTTAAAACTCTTTATTGATAGCACACAACAATACGTTGAAGGCGACGTAAGAGTTAAATTATTTAAAGGTAATGCAGTAGTGAATGGTAGAAAATCACCATACACATTATATGATGAAAAACTTGCTACTTATACAAAAGAGGATGCATTCAACCAAGAAGCCGCAGTAGGATTTATCGACATCTATGGATTACCTACACAAGTAAATGCAATGTTACATGGAGGTTATAGTGATGAGCAGTAA
- the lepB gene encoding signal peptidase I: protein MKKEIIEWIAAIAVALALIFLIGKFIAKPYTIKGDSMDPTLKDSQRVMVNIIGYKIGGVKEGNVIVFHANKKDDYVKRVIGTPGDSVQYKNDTLYINGKKQKEPYLNYNEKRKQTEYITGTFKVKDLANANSKTNVIPKDKYLVLGDNREVSKDSRSFGLIDKDQIVGKVSFRFWPFNEFKSNFNPENTKN, encoded by the coding sequence TTGAAAAAAGAAATAATTGAATGGATTGCCGCCATTGCCGTAGCGCTAGCACTTATATTTTTAATTGGAAAATTTATTGCTAAGCCGTACACTATTAAAGGTGATTCAATGGACCCGACGCTCAAGGATAGTCAACGTGTAATGGTAAATATTATTGGTTATAAAATCGGTGGCGTTAAAGAAGGTAACGTTATTGTTTTCCATGCTAATAAAAAAGATGACTATGTTAAACGTGTTATTGGAACACCGGGCGATAGTGTTCAATATAAAAATGACACATTATACATCAATGGAAAGAAACAAAAAGAACCATATTTAAACTATAATGAAAAGCGCAAACAAACTGAGTATATTACAGGAACATTTAAAGTGAAGGACTTAGCAAATGCTAACTCTAAAACAAATGTAATACCTAAAGATAAATATTTAGTTTTAGGTGATAATCGTGAAGTAAGTAAGGATAGTCGCTCATTTGGTTTAATAGATAAAGATCAAATAGTTGGTAAAGTTTCATTTAGATTTTGGCCGTTTAACGAATTTAAATCAAATTTCAATCCTGAAAACACTAAAAACTAA
- a CDS encoding glycerophosphodiester phosphodiesterase, with translation MGIICITTSNFLNTKGVKANQSQTHQTTKTNQNNHFKRESESDSVSGKTNDSHAHWATNPTGEKYTTIAHRGASGYAPEHTFQSYDKSHNELGASYIEIDLQRTKDGHLVAMHDETVNRTTNGHGRVDHYTLKQLKQLDAGSWFNKANPKYANKKYKNAKVPTLDEILDRYGKNANYYIETKSPDVYPGMEKQLLNTLARHGMLTNSSLNNGHVMLQSFSGDSLQKLHQMNPNVPLIKLMNKFELTNASDQDLKAIKSYAVGVGPEYTDLNIKNTRHLKDLGFLVHPYTVNNVNDMRRLNQYGVDGVFTNYADLYKAVSKNQ, from the coding sequence ATTGGTATCATTTGTATCACTACCTCTAACTTCCTTAATACTAAAGGAGTAAAAGCCAATCAAAGTCAAACACATCAAACAACTAAGACAAATCAAAATAACCATTTCAAACGAGAATCCGAATCTGATTCAGTAAGTGGAAAAACTAACGATTCACATGCTCACTGGGCTACAAATCCTACAGGTGAAAAATACACCACTATAGCCCATAGAGGTGCAAGTGGTTATGCACCTGAACATACTTTTCAATCTTATGATAAAAGTCATAATGAATTAGGCGCTTCTTACATAGAAATTGATTTACAACGCACTAAAGATGGTCATTTAGTAGCAATGCATGATGAAACAGTAAATCGCACTACAAATGGACATGGTCGTGTTGATCATTATACTTTAAAACAATTAAAACAACTCGATGCTGGAAGTTGGTTTAATAAAGCAAATCCTAAATATGCCAACAAGAAATATAAAAATGCAAAAGTACCTACGTTGGATGAAATTTTAGATAGATATGGTAAAAATGCCAATTATTATATTGAAACTAAATCACCTGATGTTTATCCTGGAATGGAAAAACAATTACTAAATACCTTAGCCCGACATGGTATGTTAACGAACAGTTCATTAAACAATGGACATGTAATGTTACAATCATTTTCCGGAGATAGTTTACAAAAACTACATCAAATGAATCCAAATGTACCTTTAATCAAATTAATGAATAAATTTGAATTAACGAACGCTTCAGACCAAGATTTGAAGGCAATTAAATCATATGCAGTGGGTGTTGGTCCTGAATACACAGACTTAAATATTAAAAATACTAGACACCTTAAAGATTTAGGTTTCTTAGTACACCCTTATACAGTTAATAACGTTAATGATATGAGACGTTTAAATCAGTATGGTGTGGATGGCGTTTTCACTAACTACGCTGATTTATATAAAGCCGTTTCAAAAAATCAATAA
- a CDS encoding Glu/Leu/Phe/Val dehydrogenase — MTENNNLVTSTQGIIKEALHKLGFDDGMYDLIKEPLRFLQVRIPVRMDDGTVKTFTGYRAQHNDAVGPTKGGVRFHPEVDEEEVKALSMWMTLKCGIVNLPYGGGKGGIVCDPRQMSIHEVERLSRGYVRAISQFVGPNKDIPAPDVFTNSQIMAWMMDEYSALDKFNSPGFITGKPIVLGGSEGRDRSTALGVVIAIEQAAKRRGMNVKDARVVIQGFGNAGSFLAKFLYDLGAKVVGISDAYGALHDPNGLDIDYLLDRRDSFGTVTNLFEETISNQELFELDCDILVPAAISNQITEDNAHDIKADIVVEAANGPTTPEATRILTERGILLVPDVLASAGGVTVSYFEWVQNNQGYYWTEDEVNEKLREKLVSAFDTIYELAQNRKIDMRLAAYIVGIKRTAEAARYRGWA; from the coding sequence ATGACTGAGAATAATAATTTAGTGACTTCCACTCAAGGGATTATTAAAGAAGCATTACACAAATTGGGATTTGACGATGGAATGTACGATCTTATTAAAGAACCATTAAGATTTTTACAAGTTCGCATTCCAGTACGTATGGATGATGGTACAGTTAAAACATTCACTGGTTACCGTGCACAGCATAATGACGCCGTTGGTCCTACTAAAGGTGGGGTACGTTTCCACCCAGAAGTGGATGAAGAAGAAGTTAAAGCTTTATCTATGTGGATGACTTTAAAATGCGGTATCGTTAACTTACCTTATGGTGGTGGTAAAGGTGGTATCGTTTGTGACCCACGTCAAATGAGTATTCATGAAGTTGAACGATTATCTCGTGGATATGTAAGAGCTATTTCTCAATTCGTTGGACCAAACAAAGATATTCCAGCGCCAGACGTATTTACGAACTCCCAAATCATGGCTTGGATGATGGATGAGTATAGTGCACTTGATAAATTCAACTCACCTGGTTTCATTACTGGTAAACCTATCGTATTAGGTGGTTCAGAAGGGCGAGACCGTTCAACAGCTTTAGGTGTAGTTATTGCAATTGAACAAGCAGCAAAACGTAGAGGTATGAACGTCAAAGATGCTAGAGTAGTTATTCAAGGTTTTGGTAATGCTGGTAGTTTCTTAGCTAAATTTTTATATGACTTAGGTGCCAAAGTAGTTGGTATTAGTGATGCTTATGGTGCATTACATGACCCTAATGGTTTAGATATAGATTATCTATTAGATCGTCGTGATAGTTTTGGTACAGTAACTAACTTATTCGAGGAAACAATCTCTAACCAAGAATTGTTTGAATTAGATTGTGATATTTTAGTACCTGCTGCCATCTCTAATCAAATTACAGAAGATAATGCGCATGATATTAAAGCTGACATTGTTGTTGAAGCGGCAAACGGACCAACAACACCTGAAGCTACACGCATTTTAACTGAAAGAGGTATTTTACTTGTTCCAGACGTATTAGCAAGTGCTGGTGGTGTGACTGTATCTTATTTCGAGTGGGTTCAAAATAACCAAGGTTACTATTGGACAGAAGACGAAGTTAATGAAAAATTACGTGAAAAATTAGTTAGTGCATTTGATACAATTTATGAATTAGCACAAAACCGAAAAATTGATATGAGACTTGCCGCGTACATTGTAGGTATTAAACGTACAGCGGAAGCTGCTCGTTATCGCGGTTGGGCTTAA
- a CDS encoding glucose-6-phosphate isomerase, with translation MTHIQLDYGKTLEFFDKHELEQQKDIVKTIHHTIHKGTGAGKDFLGWLDLPVNYDKEEFSRIVEASKRIKSNSDVLVVIGIGGSYLGARAAIEMLTSSFRTSNEYPEIVFVGNHLSSSYTQELVNYLADKDFSVNVISKSGTTTEPAVAFRLFKQLVEDKYGKDEAKQRIFATTDKSKGALKQLAKNEGYETFVVPDDVGGRYSVLTAVGLLPIATAGINIESIMIGAAKAREELSSEDLEQNIAYQYATIRNILYSKGYTTEMLINYEPSMQYFNEWWKQLYGESEGKDFKGIYPSSANYTTDLHSLGQYVQEGRRFLFETVVKVNHPKHDITIEQDSEDLDGLNYLAGKTIDEVNTKAFEGTLLAHTDGGVPNIVVNIPQLDEETFGYVVYFFELACAMSGYQLGVNPFNQPGVEAYKQNMFALLGKPGYEDKKKELEDRL, from the coding sequence ATGACGCATATTCAATTAGATTATGGTAAAACTTTAGAATTTTTCGACAAACATGAATTAGAACAACAAAAAGATATCGTTAAAACGATTCATCATACAATTCATAAAGGTACTGGCGCCGGTAAAGACTTTTTAGGTTGGTTAGACTTACCAGTAAATTACGATAAAGAAGAATTTTCAAGAATAGTGGAAGCATCAAAACGTATTAAATCCAATTCTGACGTACTTGTTGTAATTGGAATTGGTGGTTCATATCTAGGTGCGAGAGCAGCTATCGAAATGTTAACTTCATCATTCAGAACTAGTAATGAATATCCAGAGATTGTATTTGTAGGTAATCATTTATCATCAAGTTATACTCAAGAACTAGTAAATTATTTAGCTGATAAAGACTTTTCAGTAAATGTAATCTCTAAATCTGGAACAACTACTGAACCAGCAGTTGCATTTAGATTATTTAAACAATTAGTAGAAGATAAATATGGTAAAGATGAAGCGAAACAACGCATTTTTGCTACTACAGACAAATCAAAAGGTGCTTTAAAACAATTAGCAAAAAATGAAGGTTACGAAACTTTTGTCGTACCTGACGATGTAGGTGGAAGATATTCAGTTTTAACTGCAGTAGGTTTATTACCAATCGCTACAGCTGGTATTAATATCGAGTCAATTATGATTGGTGCAGCTAAAGCACGTGAAGAATTATCATCTGAAGATTTAGAGCAAAACATTGCATATCAATACGCTACTATTCGTAATATTTTATATAGCAAAGGCTATACAACAGAAATGTTGATAAACTATGAACCTTCTATGCAATATTTTAATGAATGGTGGAAACAATTATACGGTGAATCTGAAGGTAAAGATTTCAAAGGTATCTATCCTTCAAGTGCCAATTACACAACGGACTTGCACTCTTTAGGACAATACGTACAAGAAGGACGTCGCTTCTTATTTGAAACAGTTGTTAAAGTAAATCACCCTAAACATGATATTACTATTGAACAAGATAGTGAGGATTTAGATGGATTAAATTACTTAGCTGGTAAAACAATTGATGAAGTTAATACAAAAGCATTTGAAGGTACACTATTAGCGCATACTGATGGTGGAGTTCCTAACATCGTAGTGAACATTCCTCAATTAGATGAAGAAACATTCGGCTATGTCGTGTATTTCTTTGAACTTGCATGTGCAATGAGTGGTTATCAATTAGGAGTAAATCCATTTAACCAACCTGGCGTAGAAGCTTATAAACAAAATATGTTTGCATTATTAGGTAAGCCAGGATATGAAGATAAGAAAAAAGAATTAGAAGATCGCTTATAA
- the argH gene encoding argininosuccinate lyase has product MSSKAWGGRFEAQPEDWVDDFNASIEFDKNLINQDIQGSIAHATMLANQNIITQNEAQTIIQGLKDIQKDFNEGNIEFKASLEDIHLNIEHELIQRIGETGGKLHTGRSRNDQVATDMHLYTKEEVQNIIELINSFQHEIVKLAEDHVDTIMPGYTHLQRAQPISFAHHVMTYFWMLERDKGRFNDSLKRIDISPLGAAALSGTTHPIDRHETQELLGFTNIYENSLDAVSDRDYIIETLHNISLTMVHLSRFAEEIIFWSTDEAKFITLSDAFSTGSSIMPQKKNPDMAELIRGKVGRTTGHLMSMLVTLKGLPLAYNKDLQEDKEGLFDAIHTVKGSLRIFEGMIASMTVNTERLSETVKKDFSNATELADYLVSKGVPFRTAHEIVGKIVLNCIHKGIYLLVVPLSEYKAHHSNIDEDIYDYLHPENCLKRRKSYGSTGQNSVKHQLDIAKSLLN; this is encoded by the coding sequence ATGAGCAGTAAAGCTTGGGGAGGTAGATTTGAAGCTCAACCAGAAGATTGGGTTGATGACTTTAATGCTTCAATTGAATTCGATAAAAATTTAATTAATCAGGATATACAAGGTAGTATTGCACATGCCACTATGCTTGCGAATCAAAATATTATTACACAGAATGAAGCTCAAACTATCATCCAAGGATTAAAAGATATCCAGAAAGATTTTAATGAAGGAAATATTGAATTTAAAGCATCATTAGAAGATATACATCTAAATATTGAGCATGAATTGATTCAACGTATTGGAGAAACTGGTGGTAAATTGCATACTGGACGTAGTAGAAATGACCAAGTCGCAACAGATATGCATTTATATACAAAAGAAGAAGTTCAGAATATTATCGAATTAATCAACTCATTTCAACATGAAATAGTTAAACTTGCTGAAGACCATGTTGATACGATAATGCCTGGATACACGCATCTCCAACGTGCGCAACCTATTTCTTTTGCGCATCACGTCATGACTTACTTCTGGATGTTAGAACGTGATAAAGGGCGCTTTAATGATAGTCTGAAGCGTATCGATATTTCACCTCTTGGCGCTGCTGCTTTAAGTGGTACGACACATCCTATTGATAGACACGAAACACAAGAACTCTTAGGTTTTACAAATATTTATGAAAATAGTCTCGATGCAGTCAGCGACCGAGATTATATTATCGAAACGTTGCATAATATTTCATTAACAATGGTCCATCTTTCTCGTTTTGCTGAAGAAATTATTTTCTGGTCAACGGATGAAGCTAAATTTATAACTTTATCAGATGCTTTTTCAACTGGTTCATCGATTATGCCTCAGAAGAAGAATCCAGATATGGCGGAATTAATTAGAGGTAAAGTTGGACGCACAACAGGTCACTTAATGAGTATGTTAGTTACGCTAAAAGGTTTACCATTAGCTTATAACAAAGATTTGCAAGAAGATAAAGAAGGTTTATTCGATGCAATTCATACAGTCAAAGGCTCTCTACGTATCTTTGAAGGTATGATAGCCTCAATGACCGTAAATACTGAACGTTTAAGTGAAACTGTAAAAAAAGATTTTTCAAATGCTACTGAGCTTGCAGATTATCTAGTAAGTAAAGGGGTGCCTTTTAGAACCGCTCATGAAATTGTTGGAAAAATTGTACTAAATTGCATTCATAAAGGTATTTACCTACTTGTTGTGCCATTATCGGAATATAAAGCACATCATTCTAATATTGATGAAGATATTTATGACTATTTACATCCTGAAAATTGTTTAAAACGTCGTAAAAGTTATGGTTCAACAGGACAAAATTCTGTTAAACATCAATTAGACATAGCAAAATCACTATTAAATTAA
- a CDS encoding TVP38/TMEM64 family protein, with protein MSFHQLEEWFDVFRQFGYIPGFIMLYLRAIVPVLPLTLYVVLLMHAYGSIPGIIISWLGIVTGTFTVFLVCKKLINTEKMKNEKKRKSVQRLISFIDRQGLIPLFILLCFPFTPNTLINLVASLSHIKVKYYFIVLTISKLISITILGVMGREVTTIFTNPIRALIMLLLLVALWFVSKKVEKYFMGSTKE; from the coding sequence TTGTCGTTTCATCAATTGGAAGAATGGTTTGACGTATTTCGGCAATTCGGATACATTCCTGGGTTCATTATGCTCTATTTGAGAGCAATTGTACCTGTGTTACCTTTGACACTTTATGTTGTGTTATTAATGCACGCTTATGGGTCAATTCCGGGAATTATCATCAGTTGGTTAGGCATCGTAACTGGTACATTCACAGTATTTTTAGTATGCAAGAAATTAATTAATACTGAAAAAATGAAAAATGAAAAAAAGAGAAAATCTGTACAAAGACTTATAAGTTTTATAGATAGACAAGGTTTAATACCTTTATTTATATTATTATGTTTTCCATTTACACCTAATACATTGATTAATTTAGTAGCAAGTTTGTCTCATATTAAAGTGAAATATTATTTCATTGTTTTGACTATTTCGAAACTTATTTCCATTACTATTTTAGGAGTAATGGGAAGAGAAGTAACTACCATTTTTACTAATCCAATACGCGCACTAATAATGCTACTATTGCTCGTTGCACTTTGGTTTGTTAGTAAAAAAGTAGAAAAATATTTTATGGGTTCTACTAAGGAGTGA
- the lepB gene encoding signal peptidase I → MQRTIKYLISLIFAIIIVLFVQTFIIVGAVIPNHNMSPTLKKDDRVIVNKIKVTFDLLRDGDVILYRHNGVIHFSRIVGKPGESVEIKNHHLYRDDRRVNEQYAKNRQIKNIALRNIKDSDGDIVPPGSYFVLNDNDDNKSDSRRYGLIDKQDIIGDVSLKYYPFKEFAYDF, encoded by the coding sequence GTGCAACGCACGATTAAATATTTGATTTCCTTAATTTTTGCAATTATTATTGTACTATTCGTTCAAACCTTTATTATTGTTGGTGCGGTTATACCTAATCATAATATGTCTCCGACGTTGAAGAAGGATGATAGAGTGATTGTTAATAAAATAAAGGTTACTTTTGATTTACTAAGAGATGGGGATGTTATCTTGTATAGACATAACGGGGTAATCCATTTCAGTAGAATTGTTGGTAAACCTGGAGAATCAGTTGAAATTAAAAATCATCATCTATATAGAGATGATAGACGCGTCAATGAACAATATGCTAAAAATAGACAAATAAAAAATATTGCATTACGAAATATTAAAGATTCAGATGGAGATATTGTGCCACCTGGTTCATATTTTGTATTAAATGATAATGATGATAATAAATCAGACTCGAGACGCTATGGTTTAATTGATAAACAAGATATCATTGGCGATGTGAGTTTAAAATATTACCCTTTTAAGGAATTCGCCTATGATTTTTAG
- the ygs gene encoding S1 domain-containing post-transcriptional regulator Ygs has product MNNHYKVGQHIKVRVTGIQPYGAFVETPDHTEGLIHISEIMDDYVHNLKKFLSEGQIVKAKILSIDDEGKLNLSLKDNDYFKNYERKKEKQSVLDEIRETEKYGFQTLEERLPVWIKQSKRAIRND; this is encoded by the coding sequence TTGAATAATCACTATAAAGTAGGTCAACATATTAAGGTACGTGTGACTGGTATTCAACCGTATGGCGCATTTGTTGAGACCCCTGACCATACTGAAGGACTAATCCATATCTCTGAAATCATGGATGACTATGTCCATAACTTGAAGAAATTTCTATCTGAGGGACAAATTGTAAAAGCTAAAATTTTATCCATCGATGATGAAGGAAAATTGAACTTGTCTTTAAAAGATAATGATTACTTTAAAAATTATGAACGTAAAAAAGAAAAACAGTCAGTCTTAGATGAAATAAGAGAGACGGAAAAGTATGGGTTTCAAACACTTGAAGAACGCTTACCGGTCTGGATCAAACAGTCTAAACGTGCCATTCGTAATGACTGA
- a CDS encoding ornithine--oxo-acid transaminase, producing MTKSEQIIELTNHYGAHNYVPLPIVISEAEGVWVKDPEGNQYMDMLSAYSAVNQGHRHPKIIQALKDQADKVTLVSRAFHSDNLGEWYEKICKLAGKDKALPMNTGAEAVETALKAARRWAYDVKGIEPNQAEIIAFNGNFHGRTMAPVSLSSEVEYQRGYGPLLDGFRKVDFGNVEKLKEAINENTAAILVEPIQGEAGINVPPEGYLKAIRELCDKHNILFIADEIQAGLGRSGKLFATDWDNVKPDVYILGKALGGGVLPISVVLADNEVLDVFTPGSHGSTFGGNPLACAVSIAALDVIIDEDLPGRSLELGEYFKEELQKIEHPSIKEVRGRGLFIGIELHESARPYCEALKEKGLLCKETHDTVIRFAPPLVITKEELNLALEKIKSVFE from the coding sequence ATGACTAAATCTGAACAAATTATTGAATTGACTAATCATTATGGGGCACATAACTATGTACCACTTCCAATTGTTATTTCAGAAGCGGAAGGTGTATGGGTTAAAGATCCAGAAGGCAATCAATATATGGACATGCTTTCAGCTTATTCTGCGGTAAATCAGGGACACCGTCATCCTAAAATTATTCAAGCGTTAAAAGATCAGGCGGATAAAGTGACTTTAGTTTCTCGCGCATTTCATAGTGATAACTTAGGGGAATGGTATGAGAAAATTTGTAAATTAGCTGGTAAAGATAAGGCGTTACCAATGAATACTGGTGCTGAAGCAGTAGAAACTGCATTAAAAGCAGCTCGACGTTGGGCTTACGATGTTAAAGGGATTGAACCTAACCAAGCTGAAATCATAGCGTTTAACGGTAACTTTCATGGACGTACCATGGCTCCAGTATCACTTTCATCAGAAGTTGAATATCAACGAGGTTATGGTCCTTTACTAGACGGTTTCCGTAAAGTTGATTTTGGTAATGTTGAGAAGTTGAAAGAGGCAATAAACGAGAACACTGCAGCGATTTTAGTCGAACCTATTCAGGGAGAAGCAGGTATTAATGTACCGCCAGAAGGTTATCTTAAAGCGATTAGAGAATTATGTGATAAGCACAATATTCTATTTATTGCTGATGAGATTCAAGCAGGCTTAGGTCGTTCAGGTAAACTATTTGCTACAGATTGGGATAATGTTAAACCGGATGTCTACATTTTAGGAAAGGCTTTAGGAGGAGGCGTCTTACCAATTTCGGTAGTCTTGGCAGATAACGAAGTACTAGATGTATTTACGCCAGGTTCACATGGTTCCACATTTGGAGGAAATCCTCTAGCTTGTGCGGTCTCAATTGCAGCATTAGATGTAATTATAGATGAAGACTTACCAGGTCGTTCATTAGAATTAGGTGAATACTTCAAGGAAGAACTTCAAAAAATTGAACATCCTTCTATAAAGGAAGTTCGTGGAAGAGGTTTATTCATTGGTATAGAGCTTCATGAAAGTGCTAGACCATATTGTGAAGCCTTAAAAGAAAAAGGTTTATTATGTAAAGAAACGCATGACACAGTTATTAGATTTGCACCACCATTAGTTATAACTAAAGAGGAATTAAATTTAGCATTAGAGAAAATCAAAAGCGTGTTTGAGTAA